The Corylus avellana chromosome ca8, CavTom2PMs-1.0 genome has a segment encoding these proteins:
- the LOC132189207 gene encoding pentatricopeptide repeat-containing protein At3g18110, chloroplastic isoform X3 produces the protein MACTGMLGFTSSPLILHSADSSSSSKVCKCKCTTTPSSCFSNSATSAATTATTSNSSDQVNVNNNNNTQKFKYSRASPSVRWPHLKLTETYPSSQTQFTVASPPPTHVVEDVGFSLKASDSGAKEETREGDGAESLHMNVNDETQQVLGRPSKTKAKKMTKLALKRAKDWRERVKFLTDRILGLKPEEFVADVLDEKKVQMTPTDYCFVVKWVGQSSWQRALEVYEWLNLRHWYSPNARMLATILSILGKANQEALAVEIFTRAEPAEGNTVQVFNAMMGVYARNGRFDKVQQLLDTIRERGCEPDLVSFNTLINARLKAGAMVPNLAIELLNEVRRSGLRPDIITYNTLISACSRESNLEEATKVYIDMEVHNCQPDLWTYNAMISVYGRCGLSSKAEELFKDLESKGFFPDAVTYNSLLYAFAREGNVEKVKEICEEKVKMGFGKDEMTYNTLIHMYGKQGQHDLALQLYKDMKLAGRNPDAITYTVLIDSLGKASKIVEAANVMSEMLDARVKPTLRTYSALICGYAKVGKLVEAEETFDCMLRSGIRPDLLAYSVMLDIFLRFNETKKAMVLYQKMVFDGFMPDHALYEVMLRVLVRENKLEGIEKVIRDMEEICDLNPQVISSILVKGGCYDHAAKMLRLAISNGYELDRDSLLSILSSYSLSGRHLEARELLEFLRERAPSSRQLLTEALVVLLCKAHQLDAALVEFSNARGFGSFSGSSTLYEALIQGCEENELFGEASQVFSDMIFFGVEPSKYIYQSMVLIYCKMGFPETAHHLVDQAEKKGILFDSVSIYVDVIEAYGKLKLWQKSESLVGNLRQKCTTVDRKVWNALIQAYAANGCYERARAIFNTMMRDGPSPTVDSINGLLQALIVDGRLNELYVVIQELQDMGFKISKSSILLMLEAFTNAGDIFEVKKIYHGMKAAGYFPTMHLYRIMIGLLCKGKRARDVEAMLFEMEEAGFKPDLSIWNSILKLYAGIEDFKKTAQVFQQIQEAGINPDEDTYNTLIIMYCRDRRAEEGLSLMLEMRRLGLEPKLDTYKSMIAAFGKQQMLEQAEELFEELRSNGCKLDRSFFHLMMKMFRDSGNHSKAEKLLGMMKEAGVEPTIATMHLLMVSYGSSGQPEEAEKVLNNLKATGLNLDTLPYSSVIDAYLKNGDYNAGIQKLTEMKEVDMEPDHRIWTCFIRAASLCERTSEALILLNALRDAGFDLPIRLLTEKSKSQVLEVDHCLEKLGPMEDNAAFNFVNALGDLLWAFELRATASWVFQLAIKRNIYHHDVFRWSNAE, from the exons ATGGCTTGTACAGGGATGCTGGGCTTTACCTCATCACCCTTGATACTACACTCAGCAgactcttcttcttcatcgAAGGTATGCAAATGCAAATGTACAACCACCCCTTCTTCTTGCTTTTCCAATTCTGCGACTTCTGCTGCGACTACTGCCACTACAAGCAATTCTTCTGACCAAGTGAATgttaacaacaacaataatactCAGAAGTTTAAATATAGCAGAGCCTCGCCATCCGTGAGATGGCCTCACCTAAAACTCACCGAGACTTATCCATCCTCCCAGACCCAGTTCACAGTTGCATCTCCTCCTCCAACCCATGTTGTAGAGGATGTCGGTTTTTCGCTAAAAGCCTCGGATTCTGGGGCCAAAGAGGAAACCCGGGAGGGGGATGGTGCGGAATCTTTGCATATGAATGTTAATGATGAAACCCAGCAAGTGTTGGGGAGGCCTAGCAAGACTAAGGctaagaaaatgacaaaactGGCTCTCAAGAGAGCCAAAGATTGGAGGGAGAGAGTGAAATTCTTGACAGATAGGATTTTAGGATTGAAACCGGAGGAGTTTGTGGCTGATGTGTTAGACGAAAAGAAGGTTCAGATGACTCCCACCGATTATTGCTTTGTGGTGAAATGGGTCGGCCAATCGAGCTGGCAGCGCGCGTTGGAGGTTTACGAGTGGTTGAATTTGCGGCACTGGTACTCCCCGAATGCGAGGATGCTTGCCACTATCCTGTCAATTCTTGGCAAGGCCAATCAAGAAGCCTTAGCCGTGGAAATATTCACCCGGGCGGAGCCGGCAGAGGGTAATACGGTCCAAGTTTTCAATGCCATGATGGGTGTGTATGCGCGGAATGGCCGGTTTGATAAGGTCCAACAACTGCTTGATACAATACGCGAAAGAGGGTGCGAGCCAGACCTCGTGAGTTTTAATACTTTGATAAATGCCCGTTTGAAGGCGGGTGCTATGGTACCAAATTTGGCTATTGAACTTTTGAATGAAGTGAGGAGATCAGGGCTTAGGCCGGATATAATAACTTACAATACTCTTATTAGTGCTTGTTCACGTGAATCGAATTTGGAGGAGGCTACGAAGGTTTACATTGATATGGAGGTGCATAATTGTCAGCCTGATTTATGGACTTACAATGCCATGATTTCGGTGTATGGGAGATGTGGACTGTCTAGCAAAGCTGAGGAGCTCTTTAAGGATTTGGAGTCAAAAGGATTTTTCCCTGATGCAGTGACGTATAATTCTTTGTTATATGCTTTTGCAAGAGAGGGAAATGTAGAGAAGGTGAAGGAGATTTGTGAAGAAAAGGTGAAAATGGGATTTGGTAAAGATGAGATGACGTACAATACTCTTATACACATGTATGGGAAGCAGGGCCAACATGATTTAGCATTACAGCTTTACAAGGACATGAAATTGGCAGGCCGAAATCCTGATGCGATTACATACACTGTTTTGATTGATTCACTTGGGAAAGCAAGTAAGATAGTGGAAGCTGCCAATGTGATGTCAGAGATGTTGGATGCTAGGGTAAAACCCACTTTGCGGACTTATAGTGCTTTAATTTGTGGGTATGCCAAAGTTGGGAAGCTAGTAGAGGCTGAAGAGACGTTTGATTGCATGCTTAGGTCTGGGATTAGACCTGATCTTCTAGCGTACTCAGTTATGTTGGATATCTTTCTGCGATTCAATGAGACAAAGAAGGCTATGGTGCTGTATCAGAAAATGGTTTTTGATGGCTTTATGCCGGATCATGCTCTTTATGAGGTCATGCTCCGAGTGCTTGTGAGGGAAAACAAATTGGAAGGTATTGAAAAAGTGATCAGAGATATGGAAGAGATATGCGATCTGAATCCACAAGTTATTTCTTCTATTCTAGTTAAGGGGGGATGCTATGACCATGCTGCAAAAATGTTGAGATTGGCCATCAGCAATGGCTATGAACTGGACCGTGATAGTTTATTATCTATCTTGAGTTCGTACAGCTTGTCTGGCAGGCACTTAGAAGCACGTGAATTGCTTGAATTCTTGAGAGAACGTGCTCCTAGCTCAAGGCAACTGTTGACTGAAGCACTGGTTGTCCTACTGTGCAAGGCTCACCAACTGGATGCTGCATTGGTGGAATTTAGTAATGCTAGGGGATTTGGTTCATTTAGCGGAAGTTCTACCCTTTATGAAGCCCTGATTCAAGGCTGTGAAGAAAATGAACTCTTTGGCGAAGCTTCTCAAGTCTTCTCTGACATGATATTCTTTGGTGTCGAACCTTCTAAATATATTTACCAAAGTATGGTGCTCATATATTGTAAAATGGGCTTCCCTGAGACAGCCCACCATTTGGTTGATCAAGCAGAAAAGAAAGGCATTTTGTTTGACAGTGTCTCAATATATGTTGATGTTATTGAGGCATATGGGAAATTGAAGCTCTGGCAGAAATCGGAAAGCTTGGTGGGAAATCTTAGGCAAAAATGTACAACAGTGGATAGGAAGGTTTGGAATGCCTTAATACAAGCTTATGCTGCAAATGGTTGCTATGAACGAGCCCGGGCTATTTTTAATACAATGATGAGAGATGGCCCTTCCCCAACTGTAGATTCCATAAATGGTCTATTGCAAGCTTTAATTGTCGATGGGAGATTAAACGAGCTTTATGTGGTAATCCAGGAGTTGCAAGATATGGGTTTTAAGATAAGCAAAAGTTCTATTCTGTTGATGCTTGAAGCATTCACTAATGCCGGAGACATTTTTGAGGTGAAGAAAATATACCATGGAATGAAGGCTGCTGGTTATTTTCCCACCATGCATCTTTACAGGATTATGATTGGGTTATTGTGTAAGGGAAAACGAGCAAGGGATGTCGAAGCCATGTTATTTGAAATGGAAGAGGCAGGATTTAAACCTGATCTTTCGATATGGAATTCTATTCTCAAGCTATATGCTGGAATTGAGGATTTCAAGAAGACTGCTCAAGTGTTCCAGCAAATCCAAGAAGCTGGCATTAATCCAGATGAGGACACTTACAATACTTTGATCATAATGTACTGCAGGGATCGTAGAGCGGAAGAAGGCTTGTCGCTGATGCTTGAAATGAGAAGGCTGGGTCTGGAACCTAAGTTGGACACTTACAAAAGCATGATTGCAGCATTTGGTAAGCAGCAGATGTTGGAACAAGCTGAGGAACTTTTTGAAGAGTTGAGATCAAATGGATGTAAATTAGACCGCTCCTTTTTTCATCTAATGATGAAAATGTTTAGAGATTCTGGAAATCATTCCAAAGCAGAAAAATTACTGGGCATGATGAAAGAGGCAGGAGTAGAACCCACAATTGCTACAATGCACCTGCTTATGGTTTCTTATGGCAGCTCTGGACAGCCCGAAGAAGCTGAAAAAGTGCTTAATAATTTGAAAGCAACTGGCTTAAATCTTGATACACTACCATATAGTTCAGTTATTGATGCGTATCTCAAGAATGGAGATTATAATGCTGGAATCCAAAAGCTCACGGAGATGAAGGAAGTTGATATGGAGCCAGATCATAGAATATGGACATGCTTTATTAGGGCTGCAAGTTTGTGTGAGCGCACAAGTGAAGCTCTTATCCTCTTAAATGCACTCCGGGATGCTGGGTTTGATCTTCCTATTAG GCTTCTGACAGAAAAATCCAAGTCACAAGTTTTGGAGGTAGACCATTGTCTAGAGAAACTAGGACCTATGGAAGACAATGCAGCCTTTAATTTTGTCAATGCCTTGGGGGATCTGTTGTGGGCATTTGAACTCCGGGCTACTGCCTCATGGGTTTTCCAATTGGCGATCAAGAGGAACATTTATCACCATGATGTGTTCAG GTGGTCAAATGCAGAGTAG
- the LOC132189207 gene encoding pentatricopeptide repeat-containing protein At3g18110, chloroplastic isoform X4 — MACTGMLGFTSSPLILHSADSSSSSKVCKCKCTTTPSSCFSNSATSAATTATTSNSSDQVNVNNNNNTQKFKYSRASPSVRWPHLKLTETYPSSQTQFTVASPPPTHVVEDVGFSLKASDSGAKEETREGDGAESLHMNVNDETQQVLGRPSKTKAKKMTKLALKRAKDWRERVKFLTDRILGLKPEEFVADVLDEKKVQMTPTDYCFVVKWVGQSSWQRALEVYEWLNLRHWYSPNARMLATILSILGKANQEALAVEIFTRAEPAEGNTVQVFNAMMGVYARNGRFDKVQQLLDTIRERGCEPDLVSFNTLINARLKAGAMVPNLAIELLNEVRRSGLRPDIITYNTLISACSRESNLEEATKVYIDMEVHNCQPDLWTYNAMISVYGRCGLSSKAEELFKDLESKGFFPDAVTYNSLLYAFAREGNVEKVKEICEEKVKMGFGKDEMTYNTLIHMYGKQGQHDLALQLYKDMKLAGRNPDAITYTVLIDSLGKASKIVEAANVMSEMLDARVKPTLRTYSALICGYAKVGKLVEAEETFDCMLRSGIRPDLLAYSVMLDIFLRFNETKKAMVLYQKMVFDGFMPDHALYEVMLRVLVRENKLEGIEKVIRDMEEICDLNPQVISSILVKGGCYDHAAKMLRLAISNGYELDRDSLLSILSSYSLSGRHLEARELLEFLRERAPSSRQLLTEALVVLLCKAHQLDAALVEFSNARGFGSFSGSSTLYEALIQGCEENELFGEASQVFSDMIFFGVEPSKYIYQSMVLIYCKMGFPETAHHLVDQAEKKGILFDSVSIYVDVIEAYGKLKLWQKSESLVGNLRQKCTTVDRKVWNALIQAYAANGCYERARAIFNTMMRDGPSPTVDSINGLLQALIVDGRLNELYVVIQELQDMGFKISKSSILLMLEAFTNAGDIFEVKKIYHGMKAAGYFPTMHLYRIMIGLLCKGKRARDVEAMLFEMEEAGFKPDLSIWNSILKLYAGIEDFKKTAQVFQQIQEAGINPDEDTYNTLIIMYCRDRRAEEGLSLMLEMRRLGLEPKLDTYKSMIAAFGKQQMLEQAEELFEELRSNGCKLDRSFFHLMMKMFRDSGNHSKAEKLLGMMKEAGVEPTIATMHLLMVSYGSSGQPEEAEKVLNNLKATGLNLDTLPYSSVIDAYLKNGDYNAGIQKLTEMKEVDMEPDHRIWTCFIRAASLCERTSEALILLNALRDAGFDLPIRLLTEKSKSQVLEVDHCLEKLGPMEDNAAFNFVNALGDLLWAFELRATASWVFQLAIKRNIYHHDVFS, encoded by the exons ATGGCTTGTACAGGGATGCTGGGCTTTACCTCATCACCCTTGATACTACACTCAGCAgactcttcttcttcatcgAAGGTATGCAAATGCAAATGTACAACCACCCCTTCTTCTTGCTTTTCCAATTCTGCGACTTCTGCTGCGACTACTGCCACTACAAGCAATTCTTCTGACCAAGTGAATgttaacaacaacaataatactCAGAAGTTTAAATATAGCAGAGCCTCGCCATCCGTGAGATGGCCTCACCTAAAACTCACCGAGACTTATCCATCCTCCCAGACCCAGTTCACAGTTGCATCTCCTCCTCCAACCCATGTTGTAGAGGATGTCGGTTTTTCGCTAAAAGCCTCGGATTCTGGGGCCAAAGAGGAAACCCGGGAGGGGGATGGTGCGGAATCTTTGCATATGAATGTTAATGATGAAACCCAGCAAGTGTTGGGGAGGCCTAGCAAGACTAAGGctaagaaaatgacaaaactGGCTCTCAAGAGAGCCAAAGATTGGAGGGAGAGAGTGAAATTCTTGACAGATAGGATTTTAGGATTGAAACCGGAGGAGTTTGTGGCTGATGTGTTAGACGAAAAGAAGGTTCAGATGACTCCCACCGATTATTGCTTTGTGGTGAAATGGGTCGGCCAATCGAGCTGGCAGCGCGCGTTGGAGGTTTACGAGTGGTTGAATTTGCGGCACTGGTACTCCCCGAATGCGAGGATGCTTGCCACTATCCTGTCAATTCTTGGCAAGGCCAATCAAGAAGCCTTAGCCGTGGAAATATTCACCCGGGCGGAGCCGGCAGAGGGTAATACGGTCCAAGTTTTCAATGCCATGATGGGTGTGTATGCGCGGAATGGCCGGTTTGATAAGGTCCAACAACTGCTTGATACAATACGCGAAAGAGGGTGCGAGCCAGACCTCGTGAGTTTTAATACTTTGATAAATGCCCGTTTGAAGGCGGGTGCTATGGTACCAAATTTGGCTATTGAACTTTTGAATGAAGTGAGGAGATCAGGGCTTAGGCCGGATATAATAACTTACAATACTCTTATTAGTGCTTGTTCACGTGAATCGAATTTGGAGGAGGCTACGAAGGTTTACATTGATATGGAGGTGCATAATTGTCAGCCTGATTTATGGACTTACAATGCCATGATTTCGGTGTATGGGAGATGTGGACTGTCTAGCAAAGCTGAGGAGCTCTTTAAGGATTTGGAGTCAAAAGGATTTTTCCCTGATGCAGTGACGTATAATTCTTTGTTATATGCTTTTGCAAGAGAGGGAAATGTAGAGAAGGTGAAGGAGATTTGTGAAGAAAAGGTGAAAATGGGATTTGGTAAAGATGAGATGACGTACAATACTCTTATACACATGTATGGGAAGCAGGGCCAACATGATTTAGCATTACAGCTTTACAAGGACATGAAATTGGCAGGCCGAAATCCTGATGCGATTACATACACTGTTTTGATTGATTCACTTGGGAAAGCAAGTAAGATAGTGGAAGCTGCCAATGTGATGTCAGAGATGTTGGATGCTAGGGTAAAACCCACTTTGCGGACTTATAGTGCTTTAATTTGTGGGTATGCCAAAGTTGGGAAGCTAGTAGAGGCTGAAGAGACGTTTGATTGCATGCTTAGGTCTGGGATTAGACCTGATCTTCTAGCGTACTCAGTTATGTTGGATATCTTTCTGCGATTCAATGAGACAAAGAAGGCTATGGTGCTGTATCAGAAAATGGTTTTTGATGGCTTTATGCCGGATCATGCTCTTTATGAGGTCATGCTCCGAGTGCTTGTGAGGGAAAACAAATTGGAAGGTATTGAAAAAGTGATCAGAGATATGGAAGAGATATGCGATCTGAATCCACAAGTTATTTCTTCTATTCTAGTTAAGGGGGGATGCTATGACCATGCTGCAAAAATGTTGAGATTGGCCATCAGCAATGGCTATGAACTGGACCGTGATAGTTTATTATCTATCTTGAGTTCGTACAGCTTGTCTGGCAGGCACTTAGAAGCACGTGAATTGCTTGAATTCTTGAGAGAACGTGCTCCTAGCTCAAGGCAACTGTTGACTGAAGCACTGGTTGTCCTACTGTGCAAGGCTCACCAACTGGATGCTGCATTGGTGGAATTTAGTAATGCTAGGGGATTTGGTTCATTTAGCGGAAGTTCTACCCTTTATGAAGCCCTGATTCAAGGCTGTGAAGAAAATGAACTCTTTGGCGAAGCTTCTCAAGTCTTCTCTGACATGATATTCTTTGGTGTCGAACCTTCTAAATATATTTACCAAAGTATGGTGCTCATATATTGTAAAATGGGCTTCCCTGAGACAGCCCACCATTTGGTTGATCAAGCAGAAAAGAAAGGCATTTTGTTTGACAGTGTCTCAATATATGTTGATGTTATTGAGGCATATGGGAAATTGAAGCTCTGGCAGAAATCGGAAAGCTTGGTGGGAAATCTTAGGCAAAAATGTACAACAGTGGATAGGAAGGTTTGGAATGCCTTAATACAAGCTTATGCTGCAAATGGTTGCTATGAACGAGCCCGGGCTATTTTTAATACAATGATGAGAGATGGCCCTTCCCCAACTGTAGATTCCATAAATGGTCTATTGCAAGCTTTAATTGTCGATGGGAGATTAAACGAGCTTTATGTGGTAATCCAGGAGTTGCAAGATATGGGTTTTAAGATAAGCAAAAGTTCTATTCTGTTGATGCTTGAAGCATTCACTAATGCCGGAGACATTTTTGAGGTGAAGAAAATATACCATGGAATGAAGGCTGCTGGTTATTTTCCCACCATGCATCTTTACAGGATTATGATTGGGTTATTGTGTAAGGGAAAACGAGCAAGGGATGTCGAAGCCATGTTATTTGAAATGGAAGAGGCAGGATTTAAACCTGATCTTTCGATATGGAATTCTATTCTCAAGCTATATGCTGGAATTGAGGATTTCAAGAAGACTGCTCAAGTGTTCCAGCAAATCCAAGAAGCTGGCATTAATCCAGATGAGGACACTTACAATACTTTGATCATAATGTACTGCAGGGATCGTAGAGCGGAAGAAGGCTTGTCGCTGATGCTTGAAATGAGAAGGCTGGGTCTGGAACCTAAGTTGGACACTTACAAAAGCATGATTGCAGCATTTGGTAAGCAGCAGATGTTGGAACAAGCTGAGGAACTTTTTGAAGAGTTGAGATCAAATGGATGTAAATTAGACCGCTCCTTTTTTCATCTAATGATGAAAATGTTTAGAGATTCTGGAAATCATTCCAAAGCAGAAAAATTACTGGGCATGATGAAAGAGGCAGGAGTAGAACCCACAATTGCTACAATGCACCTGCTTATGGTTTCTTATGGCAGCTCTGGACAGCCCGAAGAAGCTGAAAAAGTGCTTAATAATTTGAAAGCAACTGGCTTAAATCTTGATACACTACCATATAGTTCAGTTATTGATGCGTATCTCAAGAATGGAGATTATAATGCTGGAATCCAAAAGCTCACGGAGATGAAGGAAGTTGATATGGAGCCAGATCATAGAATATGGACATGCTTTATTAGGGCTGCAAGTTTGTGTGAGCGCACAAGTGAAGCTCTTATCCTCTTAAATGCACTCCGGGATGCTGGGTTTGATCTTCCTATTAG GCTTCTGACAGAAAAATCCAAGTCACAAGTTTTGGAGGTAGACCATTGTCTAGAGAAACTAGGACCTATGGAAGACAATGCAGCCTTTAATTTTGTCAATGCCTTGGGGGATCTGTTGTGGGCATTTGAACTCCGGGCTACTGCCTCATGGGTTTTCCAATTGGCGATCAAGAGGAACATTTATCACCATGATGTGTTCAG CTGA